GTTCTCAAAAAGGATTTCAATACGCCCCAGACGGCTATTTGCAAGATGAACTGGAAGCGAGTTTTATCTATGAGGACACGCCTGACCAGAGTGCAGCAACAGAGGCCGTCAAAAAAGACATGGAAAGTGACCGTCCCATGGACCGGCTGGTGTGTGGCGACGTAGGTTTTGGTAAAACCGAGGTGGCGATACGTGCAGCGTTTAAAGCTGCGGTTAACGGGAAACAGGTTGCGGTACTCGTTCCTACTACCATTCTTGCTTTTCAGCACGCAAAGACTTTCAAAGAACGACTCGCAGATCTGCCTGTAAGAGTAGATTACCTCAACCGTTTCCGTACAGCAAAGGAGCGTCGTGGTGTACTTGAAGATCTTGAAAGCGGTAAAATTGATATTATCATCGGGACACACCAGCTGGTGAATAAATCGGTGAAGTTTAAGGATTTGGGACTGTTGATCATTGATGAGGAGCAAAAATTTGGGGTAGCTGTCAAGGATAAGCTCAAAACCTTGAGAGCAAACATTGATACGCTTACACTCACTGCGACTCCTATTCCTAGAACCCTACAGTTCTCGCTTATGGCAGCTCGGGATTTGAGTGTGATCAAAACACCGCCACCTAACCGTCATCCCGTGGAAACTAAAGTGGTGCGATTCAGCGAGGAAATCATAAGAGATGCGGTAAGCTATGAGATATCTCGAGGTGGCCAAGTCTTTTTCGTTCACAACCGTATTGAAAATATTAAAGAAGTGGCAGGCATGATCCAGCGATCGGTTCCAGAAGCAAAAATCGGTATCGGGCACGGGCAAATGGATGGGAAGAAACTGGAAGAGTTGATGCTTGCTTTTATCAACGGCGAGTTTGATGTTTTGGTTTCGACCACGATTATAGAAAGCGGCCTCGATGTTCCCAATGCCAATACCATCTTCATCAACAATGCTAATAACTTCGGACTCTCAGACCTACACCAGATGCGAGGTCGAGTAGGGCGTAGCAACAAAAAAGCATTCTGTTATTTCATTACGCCACCCTATGATGTGATGACCGATGAGGCCAGAAAACGTATTCAAGCGCTAGAAACCTTCTCAGAATTGGGTAGCGGATTCAATATTGCCATGAAAGATTTGGAAATACGTGGTAGTGGAGATATTCTGGGCGGTGAACAAAGCGGATTCATCAACGAAATCGGTTTTGATACCTATCAAAAAATCCTTGCCGAAGCCATCGACGAGCTCAAAGAAAACGAGTTTGCCGATCTCTACGAGCAAAAAGAAGATAAGCCCCACGTTACGGAGGTCAATATTGATAGTGATTTTGAACTCTTGTTCCCAGACGATTATATAAATTCGATTACCGAGCGACTCGCGTTGTATTCAAAATTAAATGAAATAGAGGACGAAAAAGGGCTGGAAGCTTACAGAAATGAACTGGAAGACCGTTTTGGCGAGCTACCCGACGAGGCCGAAGACTTACTGACCAGCGTGCGTATCAAGTGGCTGGCAACTTCCATAGGCTTAGAAAAAATCGTCATGAAACAAGGCCGCTTCATAGGCTATTTCGTGGCAGACCAGCAAAGCAAATTCTATCAGAGCGAGAGTTTCTCCCGAGTTTTAAAAGCTGTTCAAAACAATCCCGGCAAGCTCAAAATGAAAGAAAAACAAACCCGTGCCGGTTTGCGATTGCTACTCACTGCAGAAAATGTCAAGAACGTGGATCGGGTGTATGAGATTTTGAAGGTGGTGGCGCCGAAAAGCTCAGAGATGGAAAAAGCTTAACTTAGGAAAATGAATTTTTTCAGACTCATTTTTATAACCATGGTTTTTGTCTCCTTAAAACCGCTGCATGCTCAGAAGCTTGATAATAATATTGGCATTAAACATGTTCAAGGCGTTGTAATTGATTCAGACGGCGAGCCTGTGTTGGGTCAAACGGTACGAATATCAGGGACAGAGCGATACTCTATTTCTGATTTTGATGGAAAATTTTGTATCAGCGTTCCTAAAGGTTTTGATATTTATTTATCTGTTCCGTGCTGTTACAATCCAATGATTTTAAAATTGGATTCAGAAGACAATGAAATTAAAGTTGATCTCGGTTCAAAAAAACTATGGAGGAAATCAAAAAGGTATTCTAGAATTTATCGTAAAAGAATATCTTCTCAGGAAGAGATTTTTACTCGATTCTACAAAACTTCTCTTGGAATACCAGAACAAATGACTTGTGAAACCTCAAGGTGAAACATCTGATAAGCCAACCCGCAAAATCATCCACGTAGATATGGATGCCTTCTACGCATCTGTTGAGCAGCGTGACCATCCTGAATTGAAAGGTAAGCCTATTGCCGTGGGCGGTAGCAGCAAGCGAGGCGTTGTAGCTGCGGCGAGCTACGAGGCCAGAAAATACGGCGTGCGCAGCGCCATGCCCAGCGTTACCGCAAGTCGTCTGTGTCCCGATCTGATATTTGTCAAGCACCGTTTTGATGTGTACCGGGAGGTCTCGCAGCAAATCCGAGAGATATTCCACGATTATACCGATCTGGTAGAGCCGCTTTCTCTAGATGAAGCCTATCTGGATGTCACCCAAAACAATTACGACTACCCCAGCGCAACCATTATCGCCTACGACATACGCCGGCGTATTTATGAAGAGACGGGACTTACCGCCAGCGCAGGTATTTCCATCAATAAGTTCATCGCAAAAGTCGCCAGCGATTACAACAAGCCCAACGGTCAGAAAACCATCACGCCAGATGAGGTGACCGAGTTTTTAGAAAAATTGGAAATCAGAAAATTTCACGGCATAGGTAAGGTCACGGCCGAGAAGATGTATCAGCTGGGAATATTTAAAGGCATGGATCTCAAGCAGAAGCCGCTGGAGTTTCTGGTGGAGCATTTTGGAAAGAGTGGCGCGCATTACTACAACATCGTGCGCGGCATTCACAACAGTCCCGTAAAGCCCAACCGCACCCGTAAATCCTTGGGAGCCGAGCGTACTTTTTCTGAGAATATCTCTAGCGAACTCTTCATGAAAGAACGTCTGGAGCAAATCGCCGAAGAAATAGAAAAACGACTTTCCAAAACCGATATCGCAGGAAAGACCGTTACGCTTAAGATCAAATTCCGAGATTTTAAAACGCAGACCCGCAGCAAGACCCTAAACGAATTTATCCATAGAAAAGAGGATATTCTCAAAATTGCCGTGCAGCTTATGGAACAAGAACGCTTTCGCGAAAGCGTACGACTCCTAGGCATCACCCTCAGTAATCTGGATAATGAAAAAACCGAGGAAGAAAAGCAAGTAGAGGTGCAGCTAGGGTTTGGGTTTTAGGCGAGCTGCTGGGATTTATTTGAACTTGTAGTTCAGCCCGAGACCAAATACTTCACGTATTTGAAAACCAGTTACTGCATTATCATCGTAGATCGCCTGAAAAATCAGGTTGGTGCTCAACCAGTCGTTGACTTTCATATTGATATTTGTACTGTAATTGATATCTACATTTTGAGGATCTTCTCGATAGTTTGAATATAATAAAAGCACATTGTCCATGGTGATATTCTCTGCAATGGTGAAGTTGTAGATCGCATTGACGCTGGCACCAAATTCAAAGTGGCTGCTCTCTCCCGCATCCACTCCAAAGTAATCTCCATCCACATAACCCTCACGAGTGGTAAACATGTCGTCCACCACGATCAAACGACCAGTTGCAGGAGCAATATTTACGGTGAAATCATCGTCTTCTCTGTACAAAATACCAGGACCGGCCTGGAAAAAACCAGGAGAAAGAAAATGTGTGCGCTCCGTTCTGATCTCGTTGCCTTCTTCATCTTCGCTAAATCTGTAACCCTTTGCAAACTGTGTCAATGCGTTGAAGAAAAAGGAGTAGGACCAGCTACTGTCTTTAGTGATCTTGTAACCATATACCGAGTTGAACTCGATGCGATCATTTGTTTTACGAGAGAACTCTGAATCATCTGTTTTTGTCAAACCAAATTCTAGGATCAATTTATTATCCCAAGAATGGCGATCGCGCTTGTAATTGAAATCATAATTGATTCCAGCATTACCAGCAATATTTGAAGTTCCACCACCTTGCCACTCGGCATTAAAAGCACTCTGGTTAAAGAGAAACTGAAAGGTTCCTTCTGAGTTCCATCCTTCTTTTTCCTCCTCTTCATCTGAGTTGTCTTGAGCAAATGCAGCGATGCAGAATAAAAATGCTGCTGCGAGAGATAAAGTTTTTTTCATGGCGTGAAAGTTTCGCGCAAAATTACATGCTTTTGTTAAAATGAGGATTGTTTTTTGAGTTGTAATCGGGCTTAGTGAATTTATAGGTCGCGCGATCAAACCCTTTTCGTTTAACAGCAAGCTGCCAAACATTTTTACACATTCCTCTCGCTCCGCTCGTCGGATGTGAGGTCTAAAGGGAAAAGCTTAAGCTCCCTCTCCTTTGGAGAGGGCTGGGGTGAGGTTAAGAGGGCTGATCGCTTGTGCTGAGCGGAGTCGAAGTAACCAGAGGGTTTTACGGTTGCTTCCTAAACAAAAACTTAAATACTAGAGATTTGTAATGATAGAAGGCTGATTCAATCCTCCTTGTAACTTTCCTTCAAGATATAAATATCCTCAATAAGTGCCTCAACATCCTCCACGCTGGTACCATCATAAGAACGACCTCGTAAACGGCCTTCTTTATCCACAAGCAGGAAGTTCTCTGTGTGGACCATGGCATATTCACCGCCATGTTTTGGTTTTTTTGCTGCGAGATAGGATTTTCGGGCAAGATCATAAATTTGTTTGCGGTCGCCGGTAACCAGATTCCATTTTGAGTCCATGATGCCTTTTTTCTCGGCGTACTTTTTAAGAACTTCCACGCTGTCTATTTCTGGAGTGACGCTGTGGGACAGGATCAATACCTCGGGATCATCCTTAAATTCTTCCTGGACCAGCATTAGGTTTTCAGTCATCATAGGGCAAATGCTGGGGCAGGTTGTGAAGAAGAAGTCGGCTACGTAAATCTTACCTTCATAATCGGCTTGCGTGATGGTGTCACCGTTTTGATTC
This genomic interval from Nonlabens spongiae contains the following:
- the mfd gene encoding transcription-repair coupling factor, producing the protein MGFTRILEQFEQMPQTKRLYDLVSNNQGLNAIAGLQGSALSTVLCAAFKEVHKPFLIIANDKEEAAFHLNDLERMVGEDRVLFYPGSYRRPYQIEETDNANVLLRAEVLNRINSRKKPAIIVTYPDALFEKVVTRKELEKNTLKISVGDQISIDFANEVLFEYKFKRVDFVTEPGEFSLRGGILDVYSFSNDEPYRIEFFGNEIDSIRVFDVETQLSKDQIKKISIIPNVEHKKSEESRQSFVKYISSNTVVFSTNLEMMWGRMDSLFAKAEQAYNKLQGEIRQLTPAEIFADAKLLKTQLKEFNVFEFVNANGSINYQTVPQPSFNKQFDLLIENLKENEEKGYENYIFCSTDQQARRFRDIFTDMEAQVAYKTVTMPLYRGFISHDLKIACYTDHEIFQRYHKFHLKNGYAKKQALTLKELNTLEIGDFVTHIDHGIGKFGGLQKIDVNGQKQEAIKLIYGERDILYVSIHSLHKITRYAGKDSKPPKIYKLGSPAWKKLKAKTKKKVKEIAFDLIQLYAKRRSQKGFQYAPDGYLQDELEASFIYEDTPDQSAATEAVKKDMESDRPMDRLVCGDVGFGKTEVAIRAAFKAAVNGKQVAVLVPTTILAFQHAKTFKERLADLPVRVDYLNRFRTAKERRGVLEDLESGKIDIIIGTHQLVNKSVKFKDLGLLIIDEEQKFGVAVKDKLKTLRANIDTLTLTATPIPRTLQFSLMAARDLSVIKTPPPNRHPVETKVVRFSEEIIRDAVSYEISRGGQVFFVHNRIENIKEVAGMIQRSVPEAKIGIGHGQMDGKKLEELMLAFINGEFDVLVSTTIIESGLDVPNANTIFINNANNFGLSDLHQMRGRVGRSNKKAFCYFITPPYDVMTDEARKRIQALETFSELGSGFNIAMKDLEIRGSGDILGGEQSGFINEIGFDTYQKILAEAIDELKENEFADLYEQKEDKPHVTEVNIDSDFELLFPDDYINSITERLALYSKLNEIEDEKGLEAYRNELEDRFGELPDEAEDLLTSVRIKWLATSIGLEKIVMKQGRFIGYFVADQQSKFYQSESFSRVLKAVQNNPGKLKMKEKQTRAGLRLLLTAENVKNVDRVYEILKVVAPKSSEMEKA
- the dinB gene encoding DNA polymerase IV, with the translated sequence MKPQGETSDKPTRKIIHVDMDAFYASVEQRDHPELKGKPIAVGGSSKRGVVAAASYEARKYGVRSAMPSVTASRLCPDLIFVKHRFDVYREVSQQIREIFHDYTDLVEPLSLDEAYLDVTQNNYDYPSATIIAYDIRRRIYEETGLTASAGISINKFIAKVASDYNKPNGQKTITPDEVTEFLEKLEIRKFHGIGKVTAEKMYQLGIFKGMDLKQKPLEFLVEHFGKSGAHYYNIVRGIHNSPVKPNRTRKSLGAERTFSENISSELFMKERLEQIAEEIEKRLSKTDIAGKTVTLKIKFRDFKTQTRSKTLNEFIHRKEDILKIAVQLMEQERFRESVRLLGITLSNLDNEKTEEEKQVEVQLGFGF
- a CDS encoding DUF3078 domain-containing protein — its product is MKKTLSLAAAFLFCIAAFAQDNSDEEEEKEGWNSEGTFQFLFNQSAFNAEWQGGGTSNIAGNAGINYDFNYKRDRHSWDNKLILEFGLTKTDDSEFSRKTNDRIEFNSVYGYKITKDSSWSYSFFFNALTQFAKGYRFSEDEEGNEIRTERTHFLSPGFFQAGPGILYREDDDFTVNIAPATGRLIVVDDMFTTREGYVDGDYFGVDAGESSHFEFGASVNAIYNFTIAENITMDNVLLLYSNYREDPQNVDINYSTNINMKVNDWLSTNLIFQAIYDDNAVTGFQIREVFGLGLNYKFK
- a CDS encoding SCO family protein — translated: MREFLDKNKWRILFMVILCGSILAAFQYALTPEKTLAILQPDEFDPSLVDDSKLFVKKYHKIAPFELMNQNGDTITQADYEGKIYVADFFFTTCPSICPMMTENLMLVQEEFKDDPEVLILSHSVTPEIDSVEVLKKYAEKKGIMDSKWNLVTGDRKQIYDLARKSYLAAKKPKHGGEYAMVHTENFLLVDKEGRLRGRSYDGTSVEDVEALIEDIYILKESYKED